CTCTATGGTAACTACGGAACCTTTGAGGTCAGCGTTCAGCTGACCCCTCAGGGGATGAAACGCCGCGAGGAAATTTATGATGTTGTGACGGGCTATATTGAGCTACTTCGCCGCGAGGGCGTGGATGATCGATACGTCGAGGAATACCGGCAATCGCTGCAGAATCGATTTACGTTCCTCGAGAAGACAGATGACTTCTCCTATGCGTCCAGCCTAGCTGCGGCCATGCAGGATTACCCGATTGAAAATGTCATTGATGCCCCCTACCGATTTGATGGCTTTAACCAGGAAGCCGTTGATACATTGCTGTCCCAGCTGGTCGCTGAGCGCTCCAACGTATGGTTTATTTCGCAGGAAGAGCCGACAGACAAAGAATTGCAATTCTATGTCGCCCCGCACTCGGTTGAAGAGTGGCTGCCTCGTGATACATCGGCAGCGCTTGCGTTGGTTGATCGACTAGGGCTGACCTTGCCTAGCCAGAATGCGCTGCTACCTGAACGTTTTGATATCAAGTCCCCGCCTCAGGTCGCCACGGCGGTCGAGGTCGCTGATAACGTGACGTTCTGGCTGAAAGGAAGTGAGAACTTTGAGGGGCTTCCCAAGGGCTTTACGCGCATCCAGATAAATACGCCGAAGGCTTTTAATGATGTGGATAGCTTTGTTTATCTGGCGTTGTGGGAGTCACTTTACAACCTCAAGCAGGCGCGTCTAGCGACAGAGGCTTCCGTTGCCGGTATGTCATTGTCGATGTCCGCTGGAAGTGGTGTCTCCCTCACCATGTCGGGCTTCACCGATAAGCAGCCAGAGTTGCTGTCTCGGGCTTTAGCGGGTCTTCGGGTTGAGGCGACTGAGCTTGAATTAGGTCAGGCGGTCGAGCGTTATCTCCGGTCAATAGAAAACGCGAAGCGGGCCTTCCCCTACACTCGGCTATCACCTTTACTCGGGCTTCTGACGAGAGAGGGCCAATTCACCGACAGTGCACTTGCCTTGTCCGCGGCAAAAGCGACGCTAACCAACTTGGAAGCGTTTATCGACGCAACGTTGTCCGAGAGTCACTTGCGCGGCTTCTTCTTTGGTAATTACGATGAGGCCGATGTCATTTCGACCTACGAGCGGATGGCTAAAGTGGTTAATGCAAGTCCAAGTGCCGGTTATGCCCGAGCTGATGTGTACGATCCCCAGCCAGGTGCAACCTACCTACTCAACCGCGATGTTCCGGTAGAGGATCTTGGCATGCTGTACGCCTTTGCTGCGCCGGAGGCGAGTGTGAAGAATCGTGCGCTGAGTCGGATTCTTGCGAGGCACCTGCGCGTGCGAGCCTTTGAGACGCTTCGCACGGAAGAGCAGTTGGGCTATGCAGCGGGCGGAGGGTCGCTCGATCTATATCAACACCCGATGGTCATTTTTTATATCCAAACACCCGTGAAGGGACCGCAGGATATGCTCGA
The Candidatus Paraluminiphilus aquimaris genome window above contains:
- a CDS encoding insulinase family protein; translated protein: MNQLKGEAMQVWGCLRAGIGAVLLALMVGCGSEETESIEPVVVNKSPNDNRSYAAVTLDNGLKVLMVSDSETEKSAAALSVGVGAFSDPMDFQGMAHYLEHMLFMGSESFPEPDGYMNFAAENGGSSNAYTSSEITNYMITIENQAFPEALHRLSEFFSAPILDPDYIQKEKNAVNAEWSMRRESEGRSIYRLQRELLGEHPANRFTIGNLETLADKETRQLHPATVEFFEQYYSANLMALVLISPLPVAEMEALASQYFALIPNKETDKPTVTTELDFSKVAGKLIRFKPQRDLREMRISYIIDNNQAEWRSKPGDYLGYVIGSEMPGAPADKLKSLGLISELYTSSYESLYGNYGTFEVSVQLTPQGMKRREEIYDVVTGYIELLRREGVDDRYVEEYRQSLQNRFTFLEKTDDFSYASSLAAAMQDYPIENVIDAPYRFDGFNQEAVDTLLSQLVAERSNVWFISQEEPTDKELQFYVAPHSVEEWLPRDTSAALALVDRLGLTLPSQNALLPERFDIKSPPQVATAVEVADNVTFWLKGSENFEGLPKGFTRIQINTPKAFNDVDSFVYLALWESLYNLKQARLATEASVAGMSLSMSAGSGVSLTMSGFTDKQPELLSRALAGLRVEATELELGQAVERYLRSIENAKRAFPYTRLSPLLGLLTREGQFTDSALALSAAKATLTNLEAFIDATLSESHLRGFFFGNYDEADVISTYERMAKVVNASPSAGYARADVYDPQPGATYLLNRDVPVEDLGMLYAFAAPEASVKNRALSRILARHLRVRAFETLRTEEQLGYAAGGGSLDLYQHPMVIFYIQTPVKGPQDMLDRFNQYTIEYREELADLSQDSFEKFKAGVLTSLTEPPKNLSSEAGPFASDWAIENYDFDSRDELITAVESATLDDVRAFFDSTVFSEERSRLVIQLRGKRFADEAFATLDGGVVVDDIDQFHSEMAVQAK